The region CGGCAAGATATTGTGGTGATGGTATGGATTGTTTTATTGATAGAACAAATAACAACAATTTATTTGGTGCGACTCCGCAAGGTGGCTTCATACGGTCAACAGATGGTGGCAATACTTGGGGAAGTGCACAAACCGGCATGAGTGGTGGTGCGGGATGGGTTGCACCATGGCATCAGGATCCGGTTACAGCTTCTACATTATATGCAGGAAGAAGCCAAATGTTTAGATCAACGAATTCAGGTGCTAACTGGACACAATTAACTGCAACCGGTGGTTCAGGAACCATTATTGAATTTGCAATCGCCCCATCAAACAATCAAGTAATTTATGTTATTCACGGAACAACATTATTTAAAACTACGAATGGCGGTACTAGCTGGACCAACATAAACACCGGTTTGCCTGGTAACAAAACGTATATAGCAATTGATCCAACAGATGCGAATAACGCATGGGTTACTGTGAGTGGTTATACAGCAGGTAGCAAAGTATTTATGACTACAAACGGAGGAACCAGCTGGACTAACGTTTCAAGTAATTTACCAAATTTACCTGCTAATTGTATTGTTTACGAACCGGGCACTAGCGATAGAATTTATGTAGGTATGGATGTTGGCGTTTATTATAAAGATAATTCAACAACCAACTGGACTTTATATAATACAGGTTTACCAAACACACCAATCAGTGATTTAGAAATGTCTCCTGCTAATCCGGGTAAATTATTCGCTGCAACTTATGGTCGTGGTGCATGGAAGGTGGATGTTGTAACTGCAGCTCCTCCAACCTCTAGTTTCTCTGTAGCTGCTGCATCATTGTGTACAGGAACTAACTTACAATTCAACGATAACTCAACTAATGCGCCAACTAGTTGGAGTTGGAGTGTAACTCCGTCTGTCGGCGTAACCATTAACACTTCAACATCTCAAAACCCAACTATTAACTTTACAACAGGAGGTTCATATGTAGTTTCATTACAATCAACTAATATTATTGGTCCGGGTACAGTTTCTTCTCAAACTATTACTGTTGTAGCAACACCAACTATTACAGTTGCGAATAACTCTCAAACGATTTGCGTGGGGTCACCTGTTACTTATACTGCTTCCGGTGCTACAACGTATGCGTGGAGTGGAGGAGGATCTGCAGCGGTGAACACATATACGCCTGCATCTTCAACCGTTTATACTGTTACAGGAACAACAAGCGGATGTTCTTCTCAGCGTACAGCAAGTGTTACAGTTAACAACTTACCTACTGTAAGTATTACCGGCGGAAGTTCAATTTGTCCGGGTGGTTCTGCTGCTTTAACAGCTGCAGGAGCTAATACTTATACCTGGAGTACATCAGCTACTACAACTTCAATTAGCGTGAGTCCGACAGTTACTACAACGTATACCGTAATAGGAACTGCAGCAACTGGCTGTACAAATACAGCGGTGAGAACAATAACTGTAAATCCACTGCCAACTATTAACGTTTCTACAAGTTCATCTGTAGTTTGCTTAGGTCAAACTGCTAATCTTAATGCATCCGGTGCTTCAACGTATACTTGGATGCCGGGCTCATTAGTAGGTGCCGCTGTTGTGGCTAGTCCTACGACAAATACAACTTATACTGTAACCGGAACCAGTACTGCAGGATGTACTAATACTGCTGTTCGTTCTGTAACAGTTAATCCTCTTCCAACAGTTAATACGAGTGTAACTAACAGTGTAATTTGTGCGGGACAATCAACTACATTAACGGCATCCGGTGCTTCCACTTATACATGGAATCCTGGTGGTGTTACAGGAAGTCCCATTGTTGTAAATCCAACTTCCACTACTGTTTATACAGTAACAGGAAGAAATGCAAACGGATGTAGTAATACTGCAATTCGCTCTGTGACTGTTAATCCTCTTCCAACAATTAATGCAGGCTCAAGTTCTTCATTAATTTGTACCGGACAAACAGCTACCTTAAACGCTACAGGTGCAGTTACCTATACATGGAATCCTGGTGGAGCAACCGGTGCAAGCACTGCTGTTTCGCCTACAGTAAATACTACATATAGTGTTTCCGGTACCGGATCTAACGGTTGTAACAATACGGCCATGTATACGCTTTCTGTTTCAGCATGTACAGGTATAGAACAAATTGTAAATGCAGGTGGATATACTATTTTCCCTAATCCTACAACAGGAAAACTTAGCATCCAATTTAATGTTAATAGCCAAACAGTCATTAATGCTGAGGTTGTTGATGCATTAGGAAAAGTTGTGCTGAAGCAAACGCTTAATTTCAATGCAGGAGAAAACACTCAGAGCATTAACATGGCTTCTTTAGCTAATGGTTTATACTTCATAAACCTTAAGAATGCTGAAAATAAATCGCAAACAATCAGAATTGTAAAAGAGTAATTATAAGCTTAGATTCAATAAAAAATCCCGGTATATCCGGGATTTTTTATTTATACAAGTTCTTCAACTTTATTCTCATCGATGTAAACAATTATTTTTTTAACGGAACTATAACCCATTTTTGATAAGGCGTCGCTATACTTTAGCATTTGAGCTGCGTATTTTTTTGTGTTGGGCTGTCCGGTTTTGTAGTCAATAACGGTGGCAGTAGTGTCTTCTAAAATTACGCGATCGGGTCTTAAAATTTCGCCGGATTCAGTGATGATTTCTGCTTCATTCTTTGCCTGAACTCCTTTCTTAAAGTAATCATGTATTATAGGGTGATGAAGAATGTTGTGAATTTTGCTTTCTAATTCAGGCTTTTCATTTTGAGTAATAACTCCAGATACCAATAAATCATCAAGCGCTGAATTCAAATCTTCCGGTGAGTGAATAGTGGATAAAACGTAATGGGTTTTTATGCCATTTTCAATTGCTGTTTCTGAAGCTTCTTTAAGTTTTAAAAGATGACTTCCTTTAATTCTAACAAGGTTATTGTTGTCGTTAAAATGAAGAGTTGGTAAATTGAAGTTTGGTATTTTATTTTTCTCTTCTTGTGAATCAAGTTTACGAGACAGACTACCAATTTCCAGAAATCCTGAGGTGTGTTGAGGAAATTCCGTCTCAATTAATTTTTTTACCCACGAAGAAATATTTTCTTTTTTCTGAGAATCAGATTTGAATGAAATAATATGAAGGCGTTCAACAGCACGAGTAAACGCAACATATAATAAATTTATATTATCGAGATATTGTTCGTTTTTTTCTTTTTCAAAAACAGCTTTTAAGCCGGCATCAGCGATGGCATTGCTAATTTTAAATACGGCTACAGGCAATTCGGTATTCTCATTTTCAAGATTTACCCAAGCATTGTCAGATTTGAAAACCTCCCAATTCAAATATGGCAGAATTACTACCGGAAATTCAAGTCCTTTTGATTTATGGATGGTCATAACTTTAACCGCATTCGTTCCTTCCGGAATAATGAGGGAAGCTTGAGTCTCTCTTTTCTCCCACCAGATTAAAAAATCATTGATTGAGCCGGTTTTATTTACGAGGTATTCGTTCACTTCATCCAAAAAGAAACGAATGTATTGCGCGTTTTTTTTATTGAGCTGTAAAGCTGAAATTATCTCGATACAACTGTCAAAAATATTTTTCTTGGCAAAAATCTCGCTGGTTAACTTAATTCCTAACTCATTTAATACTTGATAAAGATTCTTTGTCAAATGAAGTTTATGAAGATGAAGTTCCGTATTGGTGAGATTTGAGGTACAATATGCAATAACTGCAGCAGCGCTGATTATATCGTTGTTGTTATTTAAATGCTTTAAAAAATTTAGTATACAGTTAATTTCCTGATTGTTTTTTAATAGTAAGGAATCTGAGGAGATGACAGGAATGTTATTTTGTATCAGATGATTTGCGATAGCGTTTCCGTGATAGTTGTTTCTTACAATAATACAGATATCGTTATAGTTAAATCCATCTTTTAAGGCTAGAGTTATTTTATCTAAAATGCATGTGAAGTTTGTTGTGTCTACTTCTTCCTTCGTGCTTTCACCGTAGTTGATGCTTACATAACCGCCATTTTCCTTTTTAATTTTTTGTGATTGATGGTCATATATTTTCTGAAATTCCTCCGACAACAATAGTTTTGGTAAATATTCGAAGGCTGTATTGTTGAAAGCAACAATTTTTTCGCAGCTTCTGTAATTTGTATCAAGAAATTTTCCTTCAAACTGACTGATTAAAGTAGATTCACGTTCACTTAAATTCGGATTTGATTCCGGATTTTCAATAAAAGGGAGTTGTTGAAATTGCTTTACGTTCGCGTTTCTCCAGCGATAAATGCTTTGTTTTCCATCACCAACTATCAAATTAAAATTGTTGGAGGCTAAGGAATTATCAATTAAGGGTAACAAATTATGCCACTGAAGAGTAGAGGTATCTTGAAATTCATCCAGTAAATAATGATTATAGCGTTCACCCAGACGTTCGTATATGAATGGAGTAGGCTCATCCGCTACGATTTTCGCAATTTTATTATTAAAATCTGAAATAAAAACAATCTGCTCTTCCTCCCTTAAATCGTTGCTCAGTTTTTGAATCTCGTTGAGCAGAATTAATGCGTAAATGTTTTTTTGAATAAGTTGGAAGAGACTATACTTTTCTTTATTGGCTTCAATGTAATTTAAGGTTTCTGCAGCCAAATGATTGAGTTGTGGTGTGATGTTAAAAATCGTATCTATGGAACGAGAATCCGCCTTATCATTATGCCATTTGTTTTTTTCAATAGCGTCCACTGTTCGTTTACTTAATATATCTTCAATTTTGTTTTTTTTAAAGGCTGCCCATTTATAGAATATTTTTTGTGGTCCGGTGTTCCCATAATTAAAATTTGAAGTTTGCAGTTTGTTTGTTTTTATTAAATGAATACCTGCATTTCCGGCCTCGTTGATTTTTTTAGTGAATTCAGAAAGATAGGTGGATACTTTTACCTGCACTTTGTTAAGTTCGTCGGAGGAAAAATCTTTAAGCTTTTCAATATTAATTCCGGCATCTTCCTTTTGTATCAAATTTGTAAATTCAAGGAGTCGCGCTTGTGGATCCCAGGAGGAATTATCGGCAGCATTTTCGGAGGAGTATCGGATTAATAGTTTAGTTAATTCATCGTTTTCTCCAATTTTAGATAGGAGGGAGCTAACGACCTTCTCATAGAACTCGGATGTGTTTGTTTCGATATTAAAATTGACAGGCAATTTAAGATCGTAAGCGAATGTCTTTACAATTTTGTGTGTAAAACTATCTATCGTGCCAATTGCAAAATCGGTATAATTATGTAATATTTCACTGAGCAATAATTTAGACCGTTGTTGTAGTTCCTCAGGGCTTATTTTTAATGAATAGGAGATGGTAGAACTAAGATCTTTGGTTTTGCTGCTATGCGTAGAAATGTTTTTAAGGGCTTCCAGAATCCGGTGTTTCATTTCTGCCGCCGCCTTATTCGTAAAAGTGAGGGCCAGTATTTTTTTATAATGAAATGGTTTGGTGGATGAATCTGAAAGGGCAAGTAAGAGATACTCTTTAACAAGCGTGTATGTTTTTCCACTTCCTGCCGATGATTTATAAATTAAAAACTTTTTATCCACCTGGTAAAAATAAAAAACCCCCGAATCATAATTCGGGGGTTTTATTAGAAAATATCAATCTTATTCTTCTTCCTCTTCGTCACCTGAAACTTTAGGTTTGTTTGTAGGGGCAGTTTTAGGAGCATTTGGATCAACATAATCCCAACTTACAATTCCGAATACCGTACGACGGTTTTTCTGATGTAAAGCTTCTTTCTCTTCTTTTGTTTTAGCTTTATTGATTACATCATCCGTTACTAATAAACGAGTTTCACCAAAACCTTTTGCTTGTAAACGAGCTAAAGGAATTTTCTTTTCATTTGCTAAATAATCAACACAAGATTGAGCACGTGCTTGAGATAATACCTGGTTTTTAGCATCCGAACCGCGGCTATCAGTGTGTGCGCTTAATTGGATGATAATAGTTGGGTTATCAACTAAAGTTTGGTATAAGAAGTTTAATGAGTCTTTTGATTCAGGTTTTAAATCTGCTTTACCCAATTCGTATAAAACAGCAGGGAAGCGAATCTCACGTTCAACCGGTGTTAATTCAAAATCCTTCACGAAATCTTTTGAAACTGATTCTCCGGCAGTGGTTAAAGCCCCCATATCTTTACTTGCTAAGTAACCATCTTTATAAGTAGCAGATATCGTTTGTTTGCTTGTTTCAATTGTTACTGTGTAAGAAACATTTTCTTTTAATTTAAATGAATAAGAACCATCATTAGAAGTAACAGCGTCATTTAAAGCTCCATCGCTACCTGCTAATTTAATTTTAGCATTCGCAACGGGCTCACCTTTATTAATCCCTTTGTTACCACCGCTAGAAACAACTTTACCTTTTAAGTTAAAGTTTAAAGGCGGTAAGAAGAACGACCAAATATCATCACTTCCTTTACCCCCTTCACGGTTAGAAGAGAAGTAACCACGTTGTTTGTTTCCTTCAAATACGATTCCGAAATCATCTGCACCTGAGTTTAAAGGGGCTTTCATGTTTTCAGGAGCTTTTGAAAATTTACCATCAGGACCAATTTCAGCCTTAAATAAATCTAATCCTCCCATACCCGGATGATAATTTGAAGAGAAATATAACAATTTACCATTATAAGATACGCTAGGATACATTTCATCACCTGCAGTGTTAATTTGTGGACCAAGGTTAAGTGGAGCAGTCCAGGTATTGCCTTTTGGATCATAAACACTTTTCCAAATGTCAGCACCACCGTAACCACCTTTCATTCTTGAAACGAAGTAAACAGTTTTGCCATCAGCAGAAATTGCAGGATGACCAAAGTTAACAGAATCTATATTAAATGGAAGTCTTTCTGGGGCAGCCCAACCAGAACCTTGCTTTTTGGCAATAAATATTTGACAACCGGAAACTGCAGATTTTACTTCAGGGCAACGAGTTAATAACATATAATCTCCTTTTTTAGATACACATGCAGCACCCTGATTAAAAGGACTACTAACTGTTGGAGCAAGAGATACTGGTGTTGACCACTTACCATTTTTATCTAATCGTGTTTCGTAGAGAGCAGAGTGGTTTTGACCGGTAGTATTATCTTGTTTGTTATTAACGCCTTCACGAGTTGAAGTGAAGACTAAGGTCTTGTATTTTTTATCAGAAAAAGTAGGGCTGAAATCAGACTCTTTAGAGTTAATTAATGCCATATTCTCAACCTTGTAACGAGCCGGTTGATCTTTCCATTGCTGAGCTAATTCACAGGACTTAACGCCTTTATCACCACGCGGGTCAGATGGGTTAAGTTTCTTATAATTATTATATTCTGTGATAGCTTCAGGGTATTTACCTTGAGCCTTTAAGCAATCAGCTAAACGTAAAACAGCAACCGGATCAGGGTATTTTGCTGTGATAGCTTTTTGATAATAAGTTTCAGCACTCTTCATATCATTAATTTCATGATATGCGTAGCCTGTACGATACAATACTTTTGCCTTCATTTCAGGTTTCTTAACTGAAGTGTAAGCGCTTTTGTAATCTTCAATTGCTTTAAAGTACTGGCGATTTTCAAAAGCTAAATCAGCTTGTTGCAGCTTTTTTTGAGCTAATGAACTCATTGCCAAGCAAAAAAATGCGCCGGCGAGTAATGTAATTTTAGTAAATTGTTTCATATTTATACTTATTACCTTATTTATATAGTTTGCTAAAATACTAATTTATTTATTTGTGCAAAAATTTTTATAAAAAACAGGCTGTTCAGCGACAGTTTTTCAATATTAATGGTGTTCAGCACCGTGTTCCGCCGAATTTTCGTGGCCTCCACCGTGATGAGCTCCTGATCTTAAGTCTTCCTGCTGTTTTACCAAAATTGGATCTAATTTAGTACGGTTTTCAGGGCGACTAGAGTAGGTTCCTTCGTTTAAGCAAATAAAGATGGTATAAGCCATAAAAATGGTATAGGGAACCAAAATGGCGTATTTAAAGAACTTTACTTCATGACCTAAGTGCATGAACTGTATTACGATATAACCCGCTTTAGCAATTGTTAAAGTGATGAAAAGCACTTTTAACCAAGTTGTTCCTGACCAACCTTGACCCGGCGCCAAAAAACCTATAATTAATTCGAAAATTGTGATTACTAACATAATCCAAAACACATTCCAAAGCTTACGACGGGCTTTTTTGCCTTCTTCTTCGCTATGGTGAGCCATTAGCTCATATTGAGGATAATCATCGTGAAATTCCATGTTTAATCAATTTTTAAGTTAAGCAATTGTTTTTTTGAGTGATTATAATAAATAAAAGAATGTAAATACGAATACCCACACTAAATCTACAAAGTGCCAGTATAAACCTACCTTCTCAACCATTTCATAATGGCCGCGACGTTCGTAGGTTCCTTTTAATACATTCATAAAGATCACAAAATTGATAACTACTCCGGAAAATACGTGGGTACCATGGAAACCTGTAATAAAGAAGAAGAAATTGGCAAATTGAGGAACGCCGTATTCATTAACAGTCATATTAGCACCGTAAATGCGTTCTAAAACATATTTACCTTGTTCTTGGTCCCACACATTACGCATAGCACCTTCACTAGTTCCTACAATAAAGTGGTACCACTCCCAAGCTTGAGAGCCTACGAATGCTAAACCACCAATGATAGTCCATAACATCCAAATAATAACGCCTTTTTTATCGTTTCTGTGTCCGGCTTCTACAGCTAATACCATAGTAACAGAAGACATGATTAATATAAATGTCATTAAACCTACATAGGCTAATGGCAAATGTTGTTCTACAAAAGGAAAGTGAGTAAATACGTTTTCAGCTTTAGGCCATACTTCAGCATATTTATGTCTGATAAAGCCGTAAGCGCAAAGTAATCCACCAAAAGTTAAAGCATCGGAAATAAGGAAGAACCACATAAAGATTTTTCCGTAACTGATTCTGAAAGGCGACTGACCGCCGCTCCAAGCTTCTTTTTGATCGATTTCTACAGAGTGAGCCATAGTTTTAACAAAATTTAGAGTTTATTACGACTGCAATTTTAACGAATAAAATATAAAAACAAAAATAAATATACCCATAAAACGCTCAAAAAATGCCAATAAATGGCACAGAGCTCAACTCCCAAGGCGTTTTCAGAGCTATATTTCTTCCGTAAAGAATTTATCAACACAAAAATGAGGGAAATTAATCCGCCTGCTAAATGCGCCCAATGTGCCCAAATAAAAAGGATGAAAAAAGAACCTGAAGGGTTGCTGTGTTTCCCACCAAAAACGATGCGGTTATCAAAAAGATCCTTCCATCCGGAGTATTGTAAACCCGTAAAAACAAGTGCTAAAGCGAACGTAATAAGTGCCCCCAAAAACACGCCTTTATTGTTTCCTTTTTTTACGGCTTTTTGAGCGTAAATAAATGTAATACTGCTTGTTACAATCACGGCGGTACTAATAATAAACATGGATGGGACTTCAAATTGAAGCCAATTTCCGGCACCTTGTCTAACAATATATGCGCTGGTTAAGCCCGCCCAAAACATTAGCATACTAATAATTGCAATCCATAATAATGCTTTGGCAGATTTTTTATGAGCCGCTTTTAAATCGATTTGCAAATCGGGACTTGGTTTGTATTTAATTTCTTCAGCCATGGTATTACGCTTTTGTCATTAATGCTAATTGAACTACCGGTAAATAAATTATTGCCACAACAAATAATTTTTTAGCCGATTCAATCGTTGTTATTCTGTAAAAATTATAGGCTTGTATTACAAGAGTAAGTCCACAAACAAATACTATGAGTGCTGTTAACCAGCCAACATAATTAAATGCATACGGAAGTAAACTGATTGGGATTAAAAAGATGGAATAAACCAAAATCTGAGTTTTTGAAACATTATCTCTTCCGCCAGATGAAGGCAACATTAAAAAACCCGCTTTTTGATAATCATCGTGATTAAACCAAGCTAACGACCAAAAATGAGGAAATTGCCAGAAAAACTGAATGATAAATAATAGAAAGGCGAAAAACGAAATGTTACCAAATCCTTCTGTTGCTGCCACTGCGCCTATTAAAGTTGGTAAGGCTCCCGGAAAAGCGCCAACAAATACAGAGAACGGTGTAACTCTTTTTAAAGGGGTGTATGCCAAGGCGTATAATATAATGGAAACA is a window of Bacteroidota bacterium DNA encoding:
- a CDS encoding cytochrome C oxidase subunit IV family protein gives rise to the protein MAHHSEEEGKKARRKLWNVFWIMLVITIFELIIGFLAPGQGWSGTTWLKVLFITLTIAKAGYIVIQFMHLGHEVKFFKYAILVPYTIFMAYTIFICLNEGTYSSRPENRTKLDPILVKQQEDLRSGAHHGGGHENSAEHGAEHH
- the cyoE gene encoding heme o synthase; the encoded protein is MAPLNTAEKDIKTELADYSKFQAFVKLTKYRLAALVVFSAVVTYFTVAENVSAKQIIALSVGGFMVTAAANGFNQVIEKDLDKLMDRTKNRPMPTNKLSNAESLLFCSIFGIGGTIMLWVYTNPLSGILGFVSIILYALAYTPLKRVTPFSVFVGAFPGALPTLIGAVAATEGFGNISFFAFLLFIIQFFWQFPHFWSLAWFNHDDYQKAGFLMLPSSGGRDNVSKTQILVYSIFLIPISLLPYAFNYVGWLTALIVFVCGLTLVIQAYNFYRITTIESAKKLFVVAIIYLPVVQLALMTKA
- a CDS encoding cytochrome c oxidase subunit 3; protein product: MAHSVEIDQKEAWSGGQSPFRISYGKIFMWFFLISDALTFGGLLCAYGFIRHKYAEVWPKAENVFTHFPFVEQHLPLAYVGLMTFILIMSSVTMVLAVEAGHRNDKKGVIIWMLWTIIGGLAFVGSQAWEWYHFIVGTSEGAMRNVWDQEQGKYVLERIYGANMTVNEYGVPQFANFFFFITGFHGTHVFSGVVINFVIFMNVLKGTYERRGHYEMVEKVGLYWHFVDLVWVFVFTFFYLL
- a CDS encoding PD40 domain-containing protein, with the protein product MKQFTKITLLAGAFFCLAMSSLAQKKLQQADLAFENRQYFKAIEDYKSAYTSVKKPEMKAKVLYRTGYAYHEINDMKSAETYYQKAITAKYPDPVAVLRLADCLKAQGKYPEAITEYNNYKKLNPSDPRGDKGVKSCELAQQWKDQPARYKVENMALINSKESDFSPTFSDKKYKTLVFTSTREGVNNKQDNTTGQNHSALYETRLDKNGKWSTPVSLAPTVSSPFNQGAACVSKKGDYMLLTRCPEVKSAVSGCQIFIAKKQGSGWAAPERLPFNIDSVNFGHPAISADGKTVYFVSRMKGGYGGADIWKSVYDPKGNTWTAPLNLGPQINTAGDEMYPSVSYNGKLLYFSSNYHPGMGGLDLFKAEIGPDGKFSKAPENMKAPLNSGADDFGIVFEGNKQRGYFSSNREGGKGSDDIWSFFLPPLNFNLKGKVVSSGGNKGINKGEPVANAKIKLAGSDGALNDAVTSNDGSYSFKLKENVSYTVTIETSKQTISATYKDGYLASKDMGALTTAGESVSKDFVKDFELTPVEREIRFPAVLYELGKADLKPESKDSLNFLYQTLVDNPTIIIQLSAHTDSRGSDAKNQVLSQARAQSCVDYLANEKKIPLARLQAKGFGETRLLVTDDVINKAKTKEEKEALHQKNRRTVFGIVSWDYVDPNAPKTAPTNKPKVSGDEEEEE
- a CDS encoding T9SS type A sorting domain-containing protein — translated: MKKSILTLISALAITSLIAQQDWREMMQDPNANFYDIKKAADAYWSTHDKDEKGSGYKPYKRWEAFMEPRVYPSGNMYLASQTWANYETFLNQNASTAKQGNNMIASSTWTPMGPFGAMTGSACGLPRKAGRDNFITFHPTTPTTYWVGAPAGGLWKTTNDGASWTTNTDNLSVIGCSDLAIDPTNTNIMYLATGDGNAGDTYCIGVLKSTDGGNTWNTTGLTWTVNQQRAMRRLIINPLNPQVLIAASSAGIWRTANGGTTWTQVSTINAYDVEFKPGDPNTVYAGGGATGTTHSFYLSTNGGTSFGIISNGIPTTGCTRINIAVTPANPNYVYVLRVNTSYGFASMHQSTASGTVFTQMSTTPDILANSCAGTSGNGQGWYDLACAASPLNANEVVVGGVNHWRSTNGGSTWTNIGCWNSTAANPPYIHADVHELEYTPAGVLYSTNDGGVYRYTGTAWTDKSNPRNIAQQYRIGLSALTANYFITGHQDNGTNLFNGTTYAARYCGDGMDCFIDRTNNNNLFGATPQGGFIRSTDGGNTWGSAQTGMSGGAGWVAPWHQDPVTASTLYAGRSQMFRSTNSGANWTQLTATGGSGTIIEFAIAPSNNQVIYVIHGTTLFKTTNGGTSWTNINTGLPGNKTYIAIDPTDANNAWVTVSGYTAGSKVFMTTNGGTSWTNVSSNLPNLPANCIVYEPGTSDRIYVGMDVGVYYKDNSTTNWTLYNTGLPNTPISDLEMSPANPGKLFAATYGRGAWKVDVVTAAPPTSSFSVAAASLCTGTNLQFNDNSTNAPTSWSWSVTPSVGVTINTSTSQNPTINFTTGGSYVVSLQSTNIIGPGTVSSQTITVVATPTITVANNSQTICVGSPVTYTASGATTYAWSGGGSAAVNTYTPASSTVYTVTGTTSGCSSQRTASVTVNNLPTVSITGGSSICPGGSAALTAAGANTYTWSTSATTTSISVSPTVTTTYTVIGTAATGCTNTAVRTITVNPLPTINVSTSSSVVCLGQTANLNASGASTYTWMPGSLVGAAVVASPTTNTTYTVTGTSTAGCTNTAVRSVTVNPLPTVNTSVTNSVICAGQSTTLTASGASTYTWNPGGVTGSPIVVNPTSTTVYTVTGRNANGCSNTAIRSVTVNPLPTINAGSSSSLICTGQTATLNATGAVTYTWNPGGATGASTAVSPTVNTTYSVSGTGSNGCNNTAMYTLSVSACTGIEQIVNAGGYTIFPNPTTGKLSIQFNVNSQTVINAEVVDALGKVVLKQTLNFNAGENTQSINMASLANGLYFINLKNAENKSQTIRIVKE
- a CDS encoding UvrD-helicase domain-containing protein; translation: MDKKFLIYKSSAGSGKTYTLVKEYLLLALSDSSTKPFHYKKILALTFTNKAAAEMKHRILEALKNISTHSSKTKDLSSTISYSLKISPEELQQRSKLLLSEILHNYTDFAIGTIDSFTHKIVKTFAYDLKLPVNFNIETNTSEFYEKVVSSLLSKIGENDELTKLLIRYSSENAADNSSWDPQARLLEFTNLIQKEDAGINIEKLKDFSSDELNKVQVKVSTYLSEFTKKINEAGNAGIHLIKTNKLQTSNFNYGNTGPQKIFYKWAAFKKNKIEDILSKRTVDAIEKNKWHNDKADSRSIDTIFNITPQLNHLAAETLNYIEANKEKYSLFQLIQKNIYALILLNEIQKLSNDLREEEQIVFISDFNNKIAKIVADEPTPFIYERLGERYNHYLLDEFQDTSTLQWHNLLPLIDNSLASNNFNLIVGDGKQSIYRWRNANVKQFQQLPFIENPESNPNLSERESTLISQFEGKFLDTNYRSCEKIVAFNNTAFEYLPKLLLSEEFQKIYDHQSQKIKKENGGYVSINYGESTKEEVDTTNFTCILDKITLALKDGFNYNDICIIVRNNYHGNAIANHLIQNNIPVISSDSLLLKNNQEINCILNFLKHLNNNNDIISAAAVIAYCTSNLTNTELHLHKLHLTKNLYQVLNELGIKLTSEIFAKKNIFDSCIEIISALQLNKKNAQYIRFFLDEVNEYLVNKTGSINDFLIWWEKRETQASLIIPEGTNAVKVMTIHKSKGLEFPVVILPYLNWEVFKSDNAWVNLENENTELPVAVFKISNAIADAGLKAVFEKEKNEQYLDNINLLYVAFTRAVERLHIISFKSDSQKKENISSWVKKLIETEFPQHTSGFLEIGSLSRKLDSQEEKNKIPNFNLPTLHFNDNNNLVRIKGSHLLKLKEASETAIENGIKTHYVLSTIHSPEDLNSALDDLLVSGVITQNEKPELESKIHNILHHPIIHDYFKKGVQAKNEAEIITESGEILRPDRVILEDTTATVIDYKTGQPNTKKYAAQMLKYSDALSKMGYSSVKKIIVYIDENKVEELV
- a CDS encoding cytochrome c oxidase subunit 3, which gives rise to MAEEIKYKPSPDLQIDLKAAHKKSAKALLWIAIISMLMFWAGLTSAYIVRQGAGNWLQFEVPSMFIISTAVIVTSSITFIYAQKAVKKGNNKGVFLGALITFALALVFTGLQYSGWKDLFDNRIVFGGKHSNPSGSFFILFIWAHWAHLAGGLISLIFVLINSLRKKYSSENALGVELCAIYWHFLSVLWVYLFLFLYFIR